A genome region from Trichosurus vulpecula isolate mTriVul1 chromosome 5, mTriVul1.pri, whole genome shotgun sequence includes the following:
- the LOC118851109 gene encoding 60S ribosomal protein L31-like has protein sequence MAPAKKGGEKKKGRSAINEVVTREYTINIHKRIHGVGFKKRAPRALKEIRKFAMKEMGIPDVRIDTRLNKAVWAKGIRNVPYRIRVRLSRKRNEDEDSPNKLYTLVTYVPVTTFKSLQTVNVDETKLNLV, from the coding sequence ATGGCTCCCGCGAAGAaaggtggagagaaaaaaaagggacgTTCCGCCATCAACGAGGTGGTGACCAGGGAGTATACCATCAACATTCACAAGAGGATTCATGGAGTAGGCTTCAAAAAGCGAGCTCCCCGGGCTCTGAAGGAAATTCGCAAATTTGCCATGAAAGAAATGGGAATTCCAGATGTACGCATTGACACCAGACTCAACAAAGCTGTTTGGGCCAAAGGAATAAGGAATGTCCCATACCGTATCCGAGTGCGTTTGTCCAGGAAACGCAATGAGGATGAAGATTCACCTAACAAGCTGTATACCTTGGTTACTTATGTACCTGTCACCACTTTCAAAAGCTTACAGACAGTCAATGTGGATGAAACTAAATTGAACCTCGTTTAA